One window of Nicotiana tomentosiformis chromosome 11, ASM39032v3, whole genome shotgun sequence genomic DNA carries:
- the LOC138900883 gene encoding pentatricopeptide repeat-containing protein At4g02750-like has product MYKTRSLIKLSHSFIVWSSHYLLNNDYGRILRRPFLSRTYSKPKSPIQKHIQSKPHLESTTRQSICSFNKMIMTLGRQGKVIEARKVFDEMPRRDVVSYASMITVYLKHKDLPKAERLFYSMPERNVVSDSAMVHAYAKVGRLDEARRIFERMPDRNVYAWTSLISGYFQNRRVDEARKLLQEMPEKNVVTWTTAMVGFAQNGLITEARRIFDQIPQKNVIVWTAMIKAYVEDSQVDQALELFDKMPERNLYSWNVMIQGCLHDNRVNKALELFNAMPWKNAVSWTTIVTGLARNGLIELAREYFDQMPNKDPAAWNAMITAYVDEGLVSTANELFDLMPNKDIVSWNVMIDGYAKSGLEGEALKCFILMLRSGLRPNQTTLTSVVTSCVGILELLQAHVLVLLLGFDQDTSLNNALVTMYSRCGDINSSLITFENLKVKDVVSWTAMILAYANHGLGNQALQAFAQMLRSGNKPDEITFVGLLSACSHAGLVKKGRKFFESMRHAYGLKPRAEHYCCLVDILGRGKLVDEAMKVVHEMPPEECDGAVLGALLGACKLHGDVGVANQICDEIVEREPGNSGAYVLMANAYAASGRWGDFAQVRKKMKERNVKKVPGISEIEVNGKNHIFFVGDKSHPEKKEIYILLKDNLLPLMQEMI; this is encoded by the coding sequence ATGTATAAAACCAGAAGTTTGATTAAATTAAGCCACTCTTTTATAGTTTGGAGTTCACATTATTTGCTGAATAATGATTATGGCCGCATTTTGAGGCGTCCATTCCTTTCAAGAACATATTCAAAACCAAAATCACCTATTCAAAAACATATACAGTCAAAACCCCACTTAGAATCTACCACAAGACAGTCCATTTGTAGCTTTAACAAAATGATTATGACATTAGGCCGTCAAGGCAAAGTTATAGAAGCTAGGAAGGTGTTCGACGAAATGCCTCGAAGAGATGTTGTTTCTTATGCTTCAATGATTACTGTTTATTTAAAACATAAGGATCTTCCTAAAGCTGAGAGGTTGTTTTATTCCATGCCTGAGAGAAATGTAGTGTCTGATTCTGCTATGGTTCATGCATATGCTAAAGTTGGCAGACTCGATGAGGCTCGAAGAATCTTTGAGCGAATGCCTGATAGAAACGTTTATGCGTGGACCAGTTTGATTTCTGGGTATTTTCAGAACCGTAGAGTGGATGAAGCTCGAAAGTTGCTTCAAGAAATGCCTGAGAAAAATGTGGTTACCTGGACTACAGCAATGGTGGGCTTTGCTCAAAATGGTTTGATTACTGAGGCACGACGTATTTTTGATCAGATTCCTCAGAAAAATGTCATTGTTTGGACGGCGATGATCAAGGCTTATGTTGAAGATAGTCAGGTGGATCAAGCTCTTGAGCTCTTTGATAAGATGCCTGAACGTAATTTATATTCTTGGAATGTTATGATTCAAGGTTGTTTACATGATAACAGGGTGAACAAAGCTTTGGAACTATTTAACGCAATGCCATGGAAAAATGCAGTTTCTTGGACAACTATCGTTACTGGTCTTGCAAGAAATGGGTTGATAGAATTGGCAAGAGAGTACTTTGATCAAATGCCAAATAAGGATCCAGCTGCGTGGAACGCTATGATAACGGCCTATGTTGATGAAGGTCTAGTGTCTACGGCCAATGAACTTTTTGATTTGATGCCTAATAAAGATATTGTAAGTTGGAATGTAATGATTGACGGGTACGCAAAAAGTGGCCTTGAGGGTGAAGCATTGAAGTGTTTCATTCTCATGCTTCGGTCGGGCTTAAGGCCTAATCAGACTACTCTTACCAGTGTAGTGACCTCGTGTGTGGGCATCTTGGAGTTATTGCAAGCACATGTTCTTGTTTTACTGCTAGGATTTGACCAAGACACTTCGCTTAATAATGCTCTCGTCACCATGTACTCCAGATGTGGAGATATAAACTCATCATTGATCACTTTTGAGAATCTCAAAGTAAAGGATGTTGTTTCATGGACTGCAATGATACTGGCATATGCTAATCATGGTCTTGGAAACCAAGCATTACAAGCCTTCGCGCAAATGCTAAGGTCCGGTAACAAGCCAGATGAGATCACTTTTGTGGGACTTTTGTCAGCTTGTAGTCATGCCGGTCTTGTTAAGAAAGGTCGAAAGTTTTTCGAGTCTATGAGACACGCCTATGGTTTAAAACCGAGGGCTGAGCATTATTGTTGCCTTGTCGACATTTTAGGTCGTGGTAAGTTAGTTGATGAGGCTATGAAGGTGGTGCACGAGATGCCTCCGGAGGAATGTGATGGTGCTGTTCTAGGGGCTTTACTCGGCGCTTGCAAGTTGCACGGAGATGTTGGAGTAGCGAACCAGATCTGCGATGAAATAGTAGAGCGCGAACCAGGTAACTCAGGAGCTTATGTACTAATGGCAAATGCTTATGCTGCTTCTGGGAGATGGGGTGATTTTGCGCAAGTAAGAAAGAAAATGAAGGAGAGAAATGTGAAGAAAGTACCCGGTATTAGTGAAATAGAAGTCAATGGGAAAAATCACATATTTTTTGTGGGAGACAAGTCTCACCCCGAGAAGAAGGAGATTTACATCTTGCTTAAAGACAATTTATTGCCTCTAATGCAAGAGATGATTTAG